A portion of the uncultured Draconibacterium sp. genome contains these proteins:
- a CDS encoding acetyl-CoA carboxylase biotin carboxyl carrier protein subunit, translating to MKTKISKYIVSGTKRFRYNVSNYKIRKRKNRKINRTEDGLYAVNIENKAFSGSVIKKKQNKYQVEVNGNFYHFILEQEETAKRVKTIKQNAAKNKVYAITAPMPGKIKDIFVSQNTMVKKGEPLLILEAMKMQNQVLASKDAIVRELKIKEEQTVLSDQELIILESK from the coding sequence ATGAAAACCAAGATATCAAAATACATTGTTTCAGGAACAAAAAGGTTTCGGTACAATGTATCGAACTATAAAATCAGGAAAAGAAAAAACCGTAAAATAAACCGAACTGAAGATGGCCTGTATGCTGTTAATATTGAGAATAAGGCTTTTTCAGGATCTGTGATTAAAAAGAAGCAGAACAAATACCAGGTTGAAGTAAACGGCAATTTTTATCATTTTATTCTGGAGCAGGAAGAAACAGCAAAGCGTGTAAAAACCATTAAACAAAATGCCGCCAAAAATAAAGTTTATGCGATAACGGCTCCTATGCCGGGAAAAATAAAAGATATCTTTGTAAGCCAAAACACAATGGTAAAAAAAGGTGAACCTCTGCTGATTTTAGAAGCAATGAAAATGCAAAATCAGGTTTTAGCGTCAAAAGATGCCATTGTTCGCGAACTAAAAATTAAGGAAGAACAAACCGTTTTAAGCGATCAGGAACTTATTATTCTCGAATCGAAATAA
- a CDS encoding biotin carboxylase N-terminal domain-containing protein, producing the protein MKKIKSILIANRGEIAIRIIKTAQKMGIKTYCFQTRQEANAIYLNWTDEIITLPESSASSSIFLNAEAIVKYAVDLKIDAIHPGYGFLSESPLLAELCEKSGITFIGPVAKNIAEMGDKNQARILAKRAGVPIVTGTKKPVSSLEECTNEIEKIGYPVILKALAGGGGKGMRVVKNQQELAMAYKMAVNEAKSAFGNAAMIIEKFIENPRHIEVQVLADKFGNAIHLFERECSIQRNHQKLLEEAPSVALDDNLREKITNDALNLTRLTNYSTLGTVEFLLDENGSYYFMEMNTRIQVEHPVTEAITGLDLVEWQIRTAIGEKLPFAQKDIHCNGAAIEFRVNAEDVQAGFTPNFGIIDEMNFPSYPGLRIDSGFVPGSVVPNAFDSLVAKLIVSGRNRKSVIEKSIQIMEHSRIDGIKTTIPFFKAILRDKDFVEGNFTTSFLEEMQTHIHREDFEEEAAAMIALQSYLNDLKKLNQETIKTETTTPWATKMWNKLF; encoded by the coding sequence ATGAAAAAAATTAAATCCATATTAATTGCCAATCGGGGCGAAATTGCCATTCGCATTATCAAAACTGCGCAAAAAATGGGGATAAAAACCTACTGTTTTCAAACCCGGCAAGAGGCAAATGCAATTTACCTGAACTGGACCGACGAAATAATTACACTACCCGAAAGTTCAGCTTCTTCGTCCATTTTTTTAAATGCCGAAGCCATTGTAAAATATGCTGTCGATTTAAAAATTGATGCCATTCATCCCGGTTATGGTTTTCTTTCTGAAAGCCCTTTGCTGGCTGAACTTTGCGAAAAGTCGGGGATAACATTCATTGGTCCGGTAGCGAAAAACATTGCTGAAATGGGAGATAAAAACCAGGCTCGTATTCTGGCAAAACGCGCCGGTGTTCCCATTGTTACCGGTACAAAAAAACCGGTTTCGTCGCTCGAAGAATGTACCAACGAGATTGAAAAAATAGGATACCCGGTTATTTTGAAAGCACTGGCCGGTGGCGGCGGAAAAGGAATGCGCGTGGTTAAAAACCAACAAGAGCTGGCAATGGCCTATAAAATGGCCGTAAACGAAGCGAAAAGTGCGTTTGGAAACGCAGCCATGATTATTGAAAAATTCATCGAAAATCCGCGTCATATCGAAGTACAGGTACTGGCCGATAAATTTGGAAACGCCATCCACCTTTTCGAGCGCGAATGTTCCATTCAACGCAATCACCAAAAACTTTTGGAAGAAGCACCTTCGGTGGCGCTCGACGACAATTTGCGAGAAAAAATAACCAACGATGCGCTTAATTTAACACGGCTAACCAACTACTCTACACTTGGTACTGTTGAGTTTTTACTGGACGAAAACGGTTCATACTACTTTATGGAAATGAATACGCGTATCCAGGTTGAACATCCGGTTACAGAAGCCATCACCGGCCTCGATTTGGTTGAATGGCAAATACGAACCGCGATTGGAGAAAAATTACCCTTTGCTCAGAAAGATATTCATTGTAACGGTGCGGCCATTGAATTCCGGGTCAACGCCGAAGATGTTCAGGCAGGATTCACCCCAAATTTCGGAATTATCGACGAAATGAATTTCCCTTCATATCCGGGTTTGAGAATTGATTCGGGTTTTGTTCCGGGATCGGTCGTTCCCAATGCTTTCGATTCGCTGGTCGCCAAATTAATTGTTTCAGGCCGCAATAGGAAATCCGTAATCGAAAAGTCGATTCAGATTATGGAACATTCGCGAATTGACGGAATAAAAACCACCATCCCGTTTTTTAAAGCAATTCTCCGTGATAAAGATTTTGTTGAAGGTAATTTTACCACTTCCTTTTTAGAGGAAATGCAAACACATATTCACCGGGAAGATTTTGAGGAAGAAGCGGCGGCGATGATTGCGTTGCAATCGTATTTGAATGACTTGAAAAAACTAAACCAGGAAACAATTAAAACGGAGACAACAACTCCCTGGGCTACAAAAATGTGGAATAAACTATTTTAA
- a CDS encoding acyl-CoA carboxylase subunit beta, with protein MQEDYRKAFIRFSERNKQLEEQYGEEYFERQHKKGKLTAIERIEILFDEGTFEELDTFVRPANAEKSTAYGDGVIIGYGQINGRKVFVYAQDFNFMGGSLGAAHAAKIMKVQDMARKMGHPIIGLIDSGGARIQEGIASLAGYAGIFHRNIKSSGIIPQISVILGPAAGGAVYSPALTDFIFMTRHVSRMFVTGPEIVKEVLNEDVTFEQLGGADIHTSKSGVAHFVFDDEEHTLLGARKLLQYLPSNNIELPPFTNENTIAPAKPEKLRAIVPNETVVPYNMHDIIENIVDVDSFYEVAEPFAMNMITGFARLNKQVIGIVANQPKVLAGVLDVNSSVKAARFVRFCDAFNIPLLVLEDVPGFLPGTEQEHAGLIRHGAKLLYAFGEASVPKITVIARKAYGGAYIVMNSKNMGGDFNYAWPSAEVAVMGPEGAIKILKRKELASAENPEELKQHFISEYRETTANPYIADEYGFIDEVIDPAITRQKLISAFELLKNKNLEKMPRKHGNLPL; from the coding sequence ATGCAGGAAGATTATAGAAAAGCTTTTATTCGTTTTAGCGAACGCAATAAACAACTGGAAGAACAATATGGAGAAGAATACTTCGAGCGGCAACATAAGAAGGGAAAACTTACGGCCATAGAACGAATTGAAATACTTTTTGATGAAGGAACCTTCGAAGAACTCGACACCTTTGTACGACCTGCAAATGCCGAAAAATCGACAGCTTACGGCGATGGAGTAATCATTGGTTATGGCCAGATTAATGGTAGAAAAGTATTTGTTTACGCCCAGGATTTTAATTTTATGGGTGGTTCTTTGGGAGCAGCACACGCCGCCAAAATCATGAAAGTACAGGACATGGCCCGAAAAATGGGTCACCCAATAATTGGATTAATTGATTCGGGTGGCGCACGCATACAAGAAGGAATTGCCAGTTTAGCCGGTTATGCCGGAATATTTCACCGCAACATAAAATCCTCGGGTATTATCCCTCAAATTTCGGTAATCCTCGGTCCGGCAGCGGGTGGAGCAGTGTACTCGCCTGCCCTCACCGATTTTATTTTTATGACCCGGCATGTTTCGCGCATGTTTGTTACCGGCCCCGAAATTGTGAAAGAAGTACTAAATGAAGACGTTACTTTCGAACAATTGGGAGGTGCCGACATTCATACCAGTAAAAGCGGGGTTGCACACTTTGTTTTTGACGACGAAGAACATACCCTTCTTGGCGCACGAAAACTTTTGCAATACCTTCCTTCCAACAATATTGAACTGCCTCCATTTACCAACGAAAACACTATTGCTCCGGCAAAACCCGAAAAGCTCCGCGCCATTGTTCCCAACGAAACAGTGGTTCCTTACAACATGCACGATATTATTGAAAACATTGTGGACGTTGACAGTTTTTACGAAGTGGCAGAACCGTTTGCCATGAACATGATAACCGGCTTTGCCCGTTTAAACAAACAGGTTATTGGCATTGTTGCCAACCAACCCAAAGTTCTGGCCGGTGTTCTTGATGTAAACTCATCGGTTAAAGCCGCACGTTTTGTCCGCTTTTGCGATGCATTTAATATTCCTCTGCTGGTGTTGGAAGATGTTCCCGGATTTCTTCCCGGAACAGAACAGGAACACGCCGGATTAATTCGCCATGGTGCCAAATTGCTTTATGCTTTTGGCGAGGCTTCTGTACCAAAAATTACCGTTATTGCGCGAAAAGCTTATGGCGGCGCCTACATTGTAATGAACAGCAAAAACATGGGCGGCGATTTTAACTATGCCTGGCCATCGGCAGAAGTGGCAGTTATGGGGCCTGAAGGAGCCATTAAAATCCTGAAAAGAAAGGAACTGGCAAGTGCTGAAAACCCAGAGGAATTGAAGCAACACTTTATTTCGGAATACCGCGAAACAACTGCCAATCCATACATTGCCGACGAATACGGGTTTATCGACGAAGTTATCGACCCCGCAATTACGCGCCAAAAACTCATTTCGGCTTTTGAGCTGCTGAAAAACAAAAACCTGGAAAAAATGCCACGGAAACACGGTAACCTTCCTCTTTAA